A region from the Leptospira venezuelensis genome encodes:
- a CDS encoding response regulator, translating into MNAQPSVCKLYLVDDHAILREGLRLIISGQNDLEIIGENGNAEQALDEIGKLEPDILITDISMPGVSGIDLVKGVKRYYPKVQVIILSRHDNEEYIQKLVDLGINGYVLKDDAGEDLLRAIDAVRRKETYLSPRIATRVLSGIGRKKTGELQEEGPSVFSVLSDRERQILKLISEGNSNEKIGKLLHISPATVKVHRANIMKKLDLHKVADLVVYAIRAGIVES; encoded by the coding sequence ATGAACGCCCAACCCTCCGTTTGCAAACTCTATCTTGTAGACGACCACGCTATTTTAAGAGAAGGTCTTAGACTGATCATTTCCGGACAAAACGATTTGGAAATCATTGGTGAAAACGGGAACGCCGAACAAGCGCTAGACGAGATCGGCAAATTAGAACCTGATATTCTGATCACAGACATCTCTATGCCTGGAGTTAGTGGTATAGACCTCGTAAAGGGAGTCAAAAGATACTATCCTAAGGTTCAAGTCATTATTCTATCCAGACATGATAACGAAGAATACATCCAAAAACTCGTGGATCTTGGTATCAACGGTTACGTTCTGAAAGACGATGCTGGAGAGGATCTACTCAGAGCAATCGATGCTGTCCGCAGAAAAGAAACTTATTTAAGCCCAAGAATTGCAACTCGAGTTCTTTCAGGAATCGGACGTAAAAAAACGGGAGAGCTTCAGGAAGAAGGCCCATCCGTATTCTCAGTACTTTCCGACAGAGAAAGACAGATTTTAAAATTGATCTCAGAGGGGAACTCCAACGAGAAGATAGGCAAACTTCTTCATATATCTCCTGCAACCGTAAAGGTGCACAGAGCAAACATCATGAAGAAGTTGGACTTACATAAGGTGGCTGACCTTGTGGTCTACGCAATCCGAGCAGGTATCGTAGAGAGTTAA
- a CDS encoding C40 family peptidase, with product MISNGIQKILVLWKEKVLPNSGALSFLIIPFFALVLVADQAKSLSEKEVHKYFYETWKLEIEPKDNLELFKETQHWIGIPHKDNGKDESGIDCSSLAAKLVKKAYSKTIAGSSESIAKQVKKISESELQEGDLVFFNIYGEKISHIGVYLKDRKFVHASVVKGVTVNSLDENYYKTRFVFAGRL from the coding sequence ATGATCTCGAACGGAATCCAAAAAATTCTAGTTTTATGGAAAGAGAAAGTTCTCCCAAACTCAGGAGCGCTTTCTTTTTTGATCATTCCTTTTTTCGCTTTGGTACTTGTAGCAGACCAAGCAAAATCCTTATCCGAAAAAGAAGTCCACAAATATTTTTATGAAACTTGGAAACTAGAGATTGAACCCAAGGATAATTTGGAACTGTTCAAAGAAACCCAGCATTGGATAGGGATTCCTCATAAAGATAATGGAAAAGATGAATCTGGAATAGATTGCTCTAGCCTCGCTGCGAAGTTGGTGAAAAAAGCATATTCCAAAACAATTGCAGGTTCTTCCGAAAGTATCGCTAAACAGGTTAAAAAGATCTCCGAGTCCGAACTGCAAGAGGGAGATTTAGTATTTTTTAATATATATGGCGAGAAGATCAGCCACATAGGTGTTTATCTCAAGGATAGAAAATTTGTACATGCTTCTGTGGTAAAAGGTGTAACGGTTAATTCCTTGGACGAAAATTATTATAAGACCAGATTTGTTTTTGCAGGAAGATTATAA
- a CDS encoding SDR family oxidoreductase, which translates to MGEFFKNKVVWITGASSGIGESLVKEAARRGATLVLSSRREKELKRVRKENGLTDSNSMILPLDLEDYKKLGKAPAQVIKTFGKIDVLINNGGISQRSMAHETSLETYETLMKVNYFGNIALTLAVLPHMRERKQGWISTIASVAGLIGVPLRTGYSSTKFALTGFYEALRAENTKENLKVTLVYPGFVKTNISHNALKGDGTPQKKMDKVIENGIDADECARKILDAIEKEDLQVIIAGGKEKFGLFLRHYFPKFFAKFLSKTAVT; encoded by the coding sequence ATGGGAGAATTTTTTAAAAACAAAGTCGTGTGGATTACAGGAGCTTCTTCTGGGATCGGTGAATCTTTAGTGAAAGAGGCGGCAAGGAGAGGAGCGACTTTAGTTCTTTCTTCCAGAAGAGAAAAAGAACTCAAAAGAGTTCGTAAAGAAAATGGATTAACAGATTCAAACAGCATGATCCTTCCCTTGGATCTAGAAGATTATAAAAAGTTAGGAAAAGCCCCCGCTCAAGTTATCAAAACTTTCGGAAAGATCGATGTGCTCATCAATAATGGTGGGATCAGCCAACGCTCAATGGCTCACGAAACTTCCCTTGAAACTTATGAAACCTTAATGAAGGTAAATTATTTCGGAAATATCGCTCTAACTCTTGCAGTGCTTCCTCATATGAGAGAAAGAAAACAAGGTTGGATTTCCACAATTGCAAGTGTTGCAGGACTTATTGGGGTTCCTTTGAGAACAGGATATTCCTCCACAAAATTCGCTTTAACTGGTTTTTATGAAGCTCTTAGAGCGGAAAACACTAAAGAAAATTTGAAAGTCACTTTGGTTTATCCAGGTTTCGTGAAGACCAATATTTCGCATAACGCTCTCAAAGGTGACGGAACACCTCAGAAAAAAATGGACAAGGTGATTGAGAATGGGATCGATGCGGATGAATGTGCACGCAAAATTCTGGATGCAATTGAGAAGGAAGATCTTCAAGTGATTATCGCCGGCGGAAAAGAGAAATTCGGTTTATTCCTAAGACATTATTTTCCTAAGTTTTTCGCGAAATTCTTATCTAAGACTGCAGTAACCTGA
- a CDS encoding M15 family metallopeptidase, with product MRVRSFGLILYLFTFSLCQKPTALKLEENPPFLKIENGLVNVKDIDPSIEIDLRYSTPENFTGSIIYPFQTCLLRKETAEKLKAANSEFKTYGYRIKIWDGYRPPYAQKILWEKVPNPRYVGNPTKGGSVHNRGGAVDLTLIDSGGKELEMPSLYDEFTYKASPFRKDLEPVVSKNLEILVGILTKHGFKQISSEWWHYNDGDAKVYPLVEVDPKLWEK from the coding sequence ATGAGAGTCCGCAGTTTCGGTCTGATCTTATATCTGTTTACCTTCTCCCTTTGTCAAAAGCCGACAGCCTTAAAATTAGAAGAAAACCCTCCATTTTTAAAGATCGAGAACGGATTAGTAAACGTAAAAGATATTGATCCGAGTATTGAGATAGATCTTCGTTATTCTACTCCGGAAAATTTTACAGGCTCTATCATCTATCCTTTCCAAACCTGCTTACTCAGAAAGGAAACTGCAGAAAAATTAAAGGCTGCTAACTCTGAATTCAAAACCTACGGATATAGGATCAAAATTTGGGATGGTTATCGCCCTCCTTATGCACAAAAGATCTTATGGGAGAAGGTCCCAAATCCAAGATATGTTGGAAATCCTACAAAGGGCGGTTCAGTTCATAATAGAGGAGGAGCAGTGGATCTAACACTAATAGATTCGGGAGGAAAAGAATTGGAGATGCCAAGTTTGTATGATGAATTCACCTACAAAGCTTCTCCTTTTCGAAAAGATTTGGAGCCTGTGGTTTCTAAAAATCTGGAGATCTTAGTTGGAATTCTGACAAAGCATGGATTCAAACAGATCAGTTCTGAATGGTGGCATTATAATGACGGGGATGCGAAAGTTTATCCCTTAGTAGAGGTGGATCCGAAACTTTGGGAGAAATGA
- a CDS encoding helix-turn-helix domain-containing protein, with product MSDLNKYINKRKKKDSKFAENFETGFNDFKIGLYLRELRIKKGFTQEDLAVRLKTKKSVISRMENHAEDIRLSTLEKVAKVLGKKLHISIR from the coding sequence ATGAGTGATCTAAATAAATATATTAATAAACGAAAGAAAAAGGACTCGAAATTTGCAGAAAATTTTGAGACTGGATTTAATGATTTTAAAATAGGACTGTATTTAAGAGAGCTCAGGATCAAAAAAGGATTCACCCAGGAAGATCTTGCAGTCCGACTGAAAACCAAAAAAAGTGTGATTTCTCGTATGGAAAACCATGCAGAAGATATCCGTTTGTCTACTTTGGAAAAAGTTGCAAAAGTTTTAGGTAAAAAACTGCATATAAGCATTCGATAG
- a CDS encoding adenylate/guanylate cyclase domain-containing protein gives MQEGVGKNQILEVPLTDTMSAYALRFPEEGGNLSEWMNEIHARGIQDVVFWGTKSEASGWKNSQVFKDLVKKLQEDKIRLSTMDGAKFRSSPDSARKLDRFLRSHLGSVLVCYSENESNEFVRLMEEILSGKKEESVKVYTPYSPNITSDKPKKEKEEPPKNHGEDFKASRITIRVKLLAIVSAIVVVSMGLVIGLATSLFRNYTVSLIQEYNLSLARLTGLQVGLRIKELSNKSAEFSDKWNIRPSKGSDSKKISAPSHIAGFFSNHPKILAWGKYEQGESALVFNPRFIRDLRKEEDEIRGLWVSIPKEEKEKFFASEFDSTRLENISSKFGFPAVLFIQKDASGKGLGFFLISPQDLWEAARSALQTELFAIWVVDSRGRLIAHTEESETVSAKDYSKNPLVQFLLRSPADNGSQTSIFEGKETLGSFQQLEDGNLAVVSSIEADKAFEAVYKIRRQNFYILISILSLAFLVVFLFSRTLTVPLINLLSATRQIERGNYKVGIKPVTRDEVGVLTNSFLKMAHGLEEREKIKDTFGKFVNKEIAERALAGDMPLGGVTKDVTVFFSDLRNFTGMSEKLKPSEVVDFLNAYFTEMVECIYLTEGIVDKFIGDAIMAHWGALYTDENDARNAINSALLMRNALFEFNRIGNEIGRPQARFGCGINTGPVVVGQIGSEKKLEFTVIGDAVNLASRIEYLTKEFGTDILVSETSYEKVKDHYKFETLPPVWIRGKEKPQQLYAVLGWLEDPDCPKNLQELRKVCGIPEPDSPSKAIAE, from the coding sequence ATGCAAGAGGGAGTCGGAAAAAATCAAATTTTAGAAGTTCCTCTGACGGACACTATGTCCGCATACGCCTTACGATTTCCGGAAGAAGGTGGAAACCTTTCTGAATGGATGAATGAGATCCATGCTAGAGGTATCCAAGACGTAGTTTTTTGGGGAACCAAATCGGAAGCAAGCGGTTGGAAAAATAGCCAAGTATTCAAGGATTTGGTGAAAAAACTCCAAGAAGATAAAATCCGTCTTTCGACAATGGACGGAGCGAAGTTCCGTTCTTCTCCGGACTCTGCGAGAAAATTAGATCGTTTTCTTAGATCTCATTTGGGTTCCGTACTTGTTTGTTATTCTGAAAATGAATCTAATGAATTCGTAAGATTGATGGAAGAGATCCTTTCCGGCAAAAAGGAAGAATCTGTCAAAGTATATACACCATACTCTCCTAATATTACTTCTGATAAACCTAAAAAAGAAAAAGAAGAACCTCCTAAGAATCATGGAGAAGATTTCAAAGCATCTAGGATCACGATTCGAGTCAAACTTCTTGCGATCGTTTCAGCTATTGTAGTCGTGAGTATGGGACTTGTTATTGGGCTCGCCACGAGTCTTTTCAGAAATTATACGGTGTCACTTATCCAAGAGTATAACTTGAGTTTGGCGAGATTGACTGGACTACAAGTAGGTCTTAGGATCAAAGAACTTTCCAACAAATCAGCGGAATTTTCGGATAAATGGAATATTCGTCCTTCCAAAGGTTCTGATTCTAAGAAGATTTCGGCACCTTCTCATATCGCCGGGTTCTTCTCTAATCATCCTAAAATACTTGCCTGGGGAAAATACGAACAGGGAGAATCTGCCCTCGTTTTTAATCCAAGATTTATCCGAGATCTTAGGAAAGAAGAAGATGAGATCCGCGGTTTATGGGTTTCAATCCCCAAAGAAGAAAAAGAAAAATTTTTTGCTTCTGAATTTGATTCCACTCGATTGGAAAATATTAGTTCTAAGTTTGGATTCCCCGCTGTACTTTTTATACAGAAGGACGCATCCGGAAAAGGACTCGGCTTTTTCTTAATTTCTCCTCAAGATCTTTGGGAAGCAGCTAGGTCAGCCTTACAAACTGAATTATTTGCAATTTGGGTAGTGGATTCCAGAGGAAGGTTGATCGCTCATACGGAAGAATCCGAAACAGTTTCTGCAAAAGATTATTCTAAAAATCCGTTGGTGCAATTTTTATTAAGAAGCCCCGCAGATAATGGATCCCAAACTTCTATCTTCGAAGGAAAAGAAACTCTGGGGTCTTTTCAACAATTAGAAGATGGAAACCTTGCAGTAGTATCTTCCATCGAAGCAGACAAAGCATTCGAAGCGGTATATAAGATCAGAAGACAAAACTTTTATATTCTGATCTCAATCTTGAGCCTTGCATTTTTAGTCGTTTTCCTATTCTCTAGAACTTTAACGGTGCCACTAATCAATCTATTAAGCGCCACAAGACAGATCGAAAGAGGAAATTATAAAGTAGGAATTAAACCAGTTACAAGAGACGAGGTTGGAGTTCTAACAAACTCATTCCTCAAAATGGCTCATGGATTAGAAGAAAGAGAGAAGATTAAAGATACTTTCGGAAAATTCGTGAACAAAGAAATCGCGGAGCGCGCTTTGGCCGGAGACATGCCCTTAGGCGGAGTTACAAAGGATGTAACAGTATTCTTCTCTGACTTAAGAAACTTCACGGGGATGTCGGAAAAATTAAAACCAAGTGAGGTCGTTGATTTTCTAAATGCGTACTTTACTGAGATGGTGGAATGTATTTATCTCACAGAAGGAATCGTGGATAAATTCATCGGAGACGCTATCATGGCTCACTGGGGTGCGTTGTATACTGATGAGAACGATGCAAGAAACGCGATCAACTCTGCATTATTGATGAGAAATGCTTTATTCGAGTTTAATCGAATTGGTAACGAGATTGGAAGACCTCAAGCAAGATTCGGATGTGGGATCAATACTGGGCCGGTGGTAGTAGGTCAGATAGGTTCCGAAAAAAAACTAGAGTTCACCGTCATCGGTGACGCAGTCAATCTCGCTTCTCGGATAGAATATTTAACTAAAGAATTTGGAACGGATATACTGGTTTCTGAAACATCTTATGAAAAAGTAAAAGATCATTATAAATTTGAAACACTTCCTCCTGTTTGGATCCGAGGCAAGGAAAAACCCCAACAACTCTATGCAGTATTAGGTTGGTTAGAGGATCCGGATTGTCCTAAAAATTTACAGGAACTTCGCAAAGTTTGTGGAATACCTGAACCTGATTCTCCTTCAAAGGCTATCGCGGAATAA
- a CDS encoding LA_0991 family prenyltransferase-like protein, whose amino-acid sequence MRNVLENKLWFYVHVLSLDICLGVLGSGALATIVTGAKMKTVWWFLLPLSVWVIYTLDHLLDGKKVAENSINPRHKFHYDHSKVLTILCTIAAIISAVLAFLLLREIVLLGGVLLAALAVLHLGIARWGKIRFGKEFSVALIYTLGVWFGPLLVVGFRSWTVPLLLFLFFLGTVLNLVMNSLMEAELDAKEGQVYLLGVLSPKLAKEWVLRLSLLGFLAALVLAGGIRKWAPGTSVSASLVIALICAVPGGILRYADKFQDSQKYRIVGEGVFILGLVPWFLNSF is encoded by the coding sequence ATGCGAAACGTTTTAGAAAACAAACTTTGGTTTTATGTTCATGTCCTAAGCTTGGATATTTGTCTTGGCGTTTTAGGTTCTGGTGCCTTGGCAACAATAGTGACCGGTGCCAAGATGAAAACCGTCTGGTGGTTTCTTCTTCCATTAAGCGTTTGGGTAATCTACACCTTGGACCATTTATTGGATGGAAAGAAGGTGGCAGAAAATTCTATCAACCCGCGTCACAAATTCCACTACGATCATTCCAAAGTTTTGACAATACTCTGCACAATTGCGGCAATCATCTCTGCAGTTCTTGCATTCTTATTATTGAGAGAGATTGTTTTATTAGGCGGAGTGCTATTAGCTGCCTTGGCAGTTCTTCATTTAGGAATTGCACGCTGGGGAAAGATACGTTTCGGAAAAGAATTTTCAGTAGCATTGATCTATACTTTAGGAGTTTGGTTCGGCCCTCTATTGGTTGTTGGGTTTCGTTCTTGGACAGTTCCACTTCTACTTTTCTTATTCTTCTTAGGTACAGTCCTAAATTTAGTCATGAACTCTCTCATGGAAGCTGAGTTAGACGCGAAAGAAGGTCAGGTATATCTATTAGGAGTTCTCTCTCCCAAACTTGCTAAGGAATGGGTGTTACGATTGTCCTTGCTCGGATTTCTGGCTGCCTTAGTATTGGCCGGCGGAATACGGAAATGGGCGCCCGGCACCTCGGTTTCGGCCTCTTTGGTGATCGCTCTTATCTGTGCAGTTCCGGGAGGAATTTTGCGGTACGCGGATAAATTCCAAGATTCTCAAAAGTATAGGATCGTCGGAGAGGGAGTTTTTATCTTGGGGTTAGTTCCTTGGTTTTTAAACTCCTTTTAG
- a CDS encoding type II toxin-antitoxin system RelE/ParE family toxin — MNRIEFFKAENGRCLVEEFLDSQPAKVTQKITWVLKIIEEGENISKQFLKKMSGRDEIWECRIDYGSNAYRILGFWSGNHTFILTNGFQKKTQKTPIKEIERAEKYRKNYFDRLR; from the coding sequence ATGAATCGGATCGAATTTTTTAAGGCAGAAAACGGAAGATGTCTTGTAGAGGAATTTTTAGATTCTCAGCCTGCAAAAGTTACGCAGAAGATTACCTGGGTTTTAAAAATTATCGAAGAAGGAGAGAATATCTCAAAACAATTTTTAAAAAAGATGAGTGGAAGAGACGAAATTTGGGAATGTAGGATCGATTATGGTTCGAATGCTTATAGAATTTTAGGTTTCTGGTCAGGTAATCATACTTTCATTTTAACCAACGGATTCCAAAAGAAGACTCAAAAAACTCCCATAAAGGAAATAGAAAGAGCAGAAAAATACAGAAAGAATTACTTTGATAGGCTAAGGTAA
- a CDS encoding FecR family protein, producing MDWRIYKREWQVGIGCFVVLFLSLYLLYFESKSNGGVGKEIMGTVSFRYKTAQRKFPDRMLWEDLEQGMPVYDRDSIRTDEASEAIVFLKSGTRIELDPQSMVVLQLKENKENLDLNEGNILVESGKKVLSVIAGTVGLEAELGSKFQVTKNENGTRVDVERGQVEWSENGTVKQTLGEKESSLNGNKLNQNWSLVSPEDSHRYFPAELEQAVEFRWEGGEEGILEISPRRDFSVYISKRPSKEPYYKQKFPEGIYYWRINSKDGKKVSEVRKFRVLPNFPVELHYPKKDLSQDDRTVAFSWAKQKIASGYKLQISTDPNFGSVSETQVFRTNFSLTLDPGTYYWRIQSYTNLPGTETFSEVRKFSISLPVIQVAETKQEIATTSETQASSDLSVDFPKNGTLVDMTGKESISFRWKFSAKQKQSEWKFRLFYKRGSSDELIYEKKTKGDRLVFKDLEKLDVGTFRWTIESDADPSLRSEADFKIMLREELEAPETKSSGARP from the coding sequence ATGGACTGGAGAATATACAAAAGAGAATGGCAGGTCGGTATAGGCTGCTTTGTTGTACTCTTTCTATCTTTATACCTTCTATATTTCGAATCCAAATCCAATGGAGGGGTTGGGAAGGAGATTATGGGAACTGTCTCCTTCCGATATAAGACCGCACAAAGAAAATTTCCGGATAGAATGTTATGGGAAGATTTGGAACAAGGAATGCCTGTATACGATAGAGACTCTATCCGTACAGATGAGGCATCTGAAGCGATTGTATTTTTAAAATCAGGAACTCGAATAGAATTAGACCCTCAATCAATGGTGGTTCTCCAATTAAAAGAGAATAAGGAAAACCTGGATCTGAACGAAGGGAATATATTGGTAGAGAGTGGAAAAAAAGTACTCTCAGTAATTGCAGGAACAGTAGGTTTAGAAGCTGAATTAGGTTCCAAATTCCAAGTCACCAAAAATGAAAATGGCACTAGAGTAGATGTTGAAAGAGGACAAGTAGAATGGTCCGAAAACGGAACCGTTAAACAAACATTAGGCGAAAAAGAAAGTTCGTTAAACGGAAATAAACTGAATCAAAATTGGAGCCTGGTAAGTCCGGAGGATTCTCATCGATATTTTCCTGCTGAATTAGAGCAGGCCGTTGAATTCCGCTGGGAAGGCGGAGAAGAAGGTATATTAGAAATTTCGCCTAGACGGGACTTCTCCGTTTATATTTCCAAAAGACCTTCTAAAGAGCCTTATTACAAACAAAAATTTCCGGAAGGTATTTATTATTGGAGAATCAACTCTAAGGATGGAAAAAAAGTATCCGAAGTAAGAAAGTTCAGAGTTCTCCCCAACTTTCCAGTAGAATTACATTATCCTAAAAAAGATCTTTCTCAAGATGATAGAACCGTCGCATTCTCTTGGGCAAAACAAAAGATAGCAAGCGGTTATAAATTACAGATCTCCACAGATCCTAATTTCGGATCGGTTTCCGAAACCCAAGTTTTCCGTACGAACTTTTCACTCACATTAGATCCTGGAACTTATTATTGGAGAATTCAGTCTTATACGAATCTTCCTGGAACAGAAACATTTTCGGAAGTGCGTAAATTTTCTATCTCTCTTCCAGTGATCCAGGTTGCAGAAACAAAACAAGAAATCGCTACGACTTCTGAAACGCAGGCAAGTTCGGATCTTTCAGTAGATTTCCCGAAAAACGGCACTTTGGTGGATATGACAGGCAAAGAAAGTATCTCTTTCCGCTGGAAATTCTCCGCCAAACAGAAACAAAGCGAGTGGAAATTTCGTCTTTTCTATAAGAGAGGCTCAAGCGACGAGCTGATTTACGAAAAAAAGACAAAAGGTGACAGGTTAGTGTTCAAAGACTTGGAAAAACTGGATGTGGGAACATTCAGATGGACTATAGAATCGGATGCGGACCCTAGCTTAAGATCAGAAGCGGATTTCAAAATAATGCTTAGGGAAGAATTGGAAGCCCCGGAAACAAAATCCAGTGGCGCCCGCCCTTAA
- a CDS encoding mechanosensitive ion channel family protein yields MDSVLGSNWLLGVISVISGILLGYLFGGFIVPRLAKTLTKDKLDTNHPLYTALLSLVRFSFFIFGLYTALRFLKLDPSSEEKISLYLKVFGILIFTFSFARVGSGAFTLYSSKAEGLLPSASILNNIVRMLILLTGGLVALQTLGISVTPALTALGVGGLAFALGLQETLSNLFAGLGVLLGKKVSVGDYISLETGEEGLVEDINWRTTSLKKRNGSTIIIPNAKMSKTTYTNYSLTNAGLWTELEVSIPKEGNLEKLESILGEAANFSLTQIYGKNGYTESKISFRYVSFGQSNIDLVVHLPLKNIDDSGQIKSIFIKSLHSQFRSEGIDNISAKAVK; encoded by the coding sequence ATGGACTCTGTTTTAGGTTCTAATTGGTTATTAGGAGTCATTTCGGTTATTTCCGGAATTCTTTTGGGTTATCTTTTTGGTGGGTTCATAGTCCCTAGGCTCGCAAAAACTCTCACAAAAGATAAGTTAGACACAAATCATCCTCTTTACACTGCACTTCTCTCGTTAGTTAGATTTTCCTTTTTTATTTTTGGATTATATACTGCTCTTCGATTCCTAAAATTAGATCCTTCATCAGAAGAAAAAATTTCTCTGTATCTGAAAGTGTTCGGGATTTTAATATTCACGTTCTCTTTTGCAAGAGTTGGTTCCGGAGCTTTTACATTATATTCTTCAAAAGCAGAAGGACTTCTTCCATCCGCATCTATATTAAATAATATAGTCAGAATGCTGATCTTACTCACCGGGGGTTTGGTCGCATTACAAACCCTTGGGATCTCAGTCACTCCTGCCTTGACCGCGTTAGGCGTAGGAGGTCTTGCATTTGCATTAGGTTTACAAGAGACTCTTTCCAATTTATTCGCAGGGCTTGGAGTTTTGCTCGGTAAAAAAGTATCAGTAGGAGATTATATTTCTTTAGAAACTGGAGAAGAAGGTCTAGTAGAAGATATCAACTGGAGAACCACTTCTCTAAAAAAGAGAAATGGAAGCACCATTATTATTCCGAATGCGAAGATGTCCAAAACTACTTATACAAATTATAGCCTTACTAACGCAGGACTTTGGACTGAGTTAGAGGTTAGTATTCCTAAAGAAGGAAATTTAGAAAAATTAGAATCCATACTTGGAGAAGCTGCTAATTTTTCATTAACTCAAATCTATGGAAAGAATGGTTATACTGAATCCAAAATTTCATTTCGTTATGTTTCTTTCGGTCAATCTAATATCGATTTGGTGGTCCATCTTCCTCTAAAAAACATAGATGACTCTGGACAAATTAAGTCCATATTCATAAAATCCTTGCATTCTCAATTTAGATCAGAAGGAATCGATAACATATCCGCGAAAGCAGTAAAATAA
- a CDS encoding DUF1554 domain-containing protein, with translation MALRVTTFLVLLSGLFSSACSKPFPGGDELILLGILGKTRYLFVTTSTNTGDLGGVAGADLICQSAKNAEVPDLPGLPLEYMALLAASSRVPGGAGWPLFPNTNYYAMDPGQTLIFRTNGSGLPVLPMSSATGIPGVGDYWTGISNTGAGYSSGTNCNNWGSSNVTDDANYGSPGSQTETAFDSGAGFGNTCDTPLSLLCVRN, from the coding sequence ATGGCTCTTCGAGTTACTACTTTCCTCGTTCTTCTTTCCGGTTTGTTTAGTTCGGCTTGCTCTAAGCCGTTTCCTGGAGGGGACGAGCTTATCCTACTCGGGATTTTAGGCAAGACACGTTATTTGTTCGTTACTACTTCTACTAATACGGGAGACCTCGGCGGAGTTGCAGGCGCGGATTTGATTTGTCAAAGTGCGAAAAATGCTGAGGTTCCAGATCTGCCTGGCTTACCTTTGGAATATATGGCCTTACTTGCTGCTTCTTCCAGAGTTCCGGGTGGAGCAGGCTGGCCTCTATTTCCAAATACGAATTATTATGCAATGGATCCTGGACAAACCTTGATCTTTCGTACGAATGGGTCTGGACTTCCTGTTTTGCCGATGAGCAGCGCAACCGGGATTCCAGGAGTCGGCGATTATTGGACAGGAATTTCGAATACAGGTGCCGGATACAGCTCAGGAACGAATTGTAATAATTGGGGATCGTCAAATGTCACAGATGATGCGAATTATGGCAGCCCAGGTAGTCAGACTGAGACTGCGTTTGATTCGGGTGCAGGATTCGGGAATACTTGCGATACTCCCTTAAGTCTGCTTTGTGTTAGAAATTAA